One Tessaracoccus lacteus DNA window includes the following coding sequences:
- a CDS encoding SHOCT domain-containing protein, whose product MPDFWSAIWNAIWWFLLAFVFIAYLMALFAIITDLVRDRSLKGIFKALWLILLVFLPFLTALIYLIARSPGMAERTAERAHETRRETDDYIRQVTGTTVAGEISEAKQLLDSGVITPDEFEILKASALRRAS is encoded by the coding sequence ATGCCCGATTTCTGGTCGGCGATCTGGAATGCGATCTGGTGGTTCCTGCTCGCGTTCGTATTCATCGCCTACCTGATGGCGCTTTTCGCGATCATCACCGACCTCGTCCGGGATCGCAGCCTCAAGGGAATCTTCAAGGCCCTGTGGCTGATCCTCCTGGTCTTCCTGCCATTCCTCACCGCGCTGATCTACCTCATCGCCCGGAGCCCCGGCATGGCCGAGCGCACCGCAGAGCGGGCACACGAGACCAGGCGCGAGACCGACGACTACATCCGCCAGGTGACCGGCACGACGGTCGCCGGGGAGATCTCCGAGGCGAAGCAGCTGCTCGACTCGGGCGTCATCACCCCCGACGAGTTCGAGATCCTGAAGGCGTCCGCCCTCAGGCGCGCCTCGTAA
- a CDS encoding SH3 domain-containing protein, protein MTGARRAALDDDIVEVSTAEHAIAPRRGSGRVAGPSLRLVLAPLAVATVTALVGGLMTLPADGETVDRTDPVRVAAFSGPLGTSRSLPRTALESSSPSPSPLPAAAEAAQKSSASTESSATTEKPKEKKTKEKAPDYDELADTARTLYAETAVNVRTGPGTDYDSVGTLGAGEDVKSTEWKVDGWRQVKFDGESGWIKASYLTADEPTESGFSTATCSKANGLEANLTTAADGVLRAVCARFPAVTSFGGYRAGDSGYHGSGQAIDAMISGSAGWELAEWARDNAGELGIVEVIYQQKIWTTQRAADGWRSMSDRGSTSANHYDHVHISIGS, encoded by the coding sequence ATGACGGGAGCCAGGCGAGCGGCGCTCGACGACGACATCGTCGAGGTGTCGACGGCCGAGCATGCCATCGCCCCGCGGAGGGGCTCTGGGCGCGTCGCCGGCCCATCGCTCAGGCTCGTGCTGGCGCCCCTGGCCGTCGCGACGGTGACTGCGCTGGTCGGCGGGCTCATGACCCTTCCCGCCGACGGCGAGACAGTCGATCGGACAGACCCGGTGCGGGTCGCCGCCTTCTCCGGGCCGCTCGGCACCTCTCGTTCCCTGCCCCGCACCGCGCTCGAGAGCTCCAGCCCCTCGCCCAGCCCCCTGCCCGCCGCCGCCGAGGCCGCGCAGAAGAGCAGCGCGTCGACCGAATCCTCCGCCACGACGGAGAAGCCCAAGGAGAAGAAGACCAAGGAGAAGGCGCCCGACTACGACGAGTTGGCCGACACGGCCCGCACCCTCTACGCCGAGACCGCCGTCAACGTGCGCACCGGGCCCGGCACGGACTACGACTCCGTCGGGACCCTCGGTGCGGGCGAGGACGTGAAGAGCACTGAGTGGAAGGTCGACGGCTGGCGCCAGGTGAAGTTCGACGGCGAGTCCGGGTGGATCAAGGCCAGCTACCTCACGGCGGACGAGCCGACGGAGTCAGGCTTCTCCACCGCGACCTGCTCCAAGGCGAACGGCCTCGAGGCCAACCTGACGACGGCCGCGGACGGTGTGCTGCGCGCCGTCTGCGCACGGTTCCCTGCCGTCACGAGCTTCGGTGGGTACCGGGCGGGCGACTCCGGCTACCACGGCTCCGGGCAGGCGATCGACGCGATGATCAGCGGGTCGGCCGGGTGGGAGCTCGCGGAGTGGGCCAGGGACAACGCCGGCGAGCTCGGCATCGTCGAGGTCATCTACCAGCAGAAGATCTGGACAACCCAACGCGCCGCCGACGGTTGGCGGTCGATGTCGGACCGGGGCAGCACGTCCGCTAACCACTACGACCACGTGCACATCAGCATCGGCTCCTGA
- the pgi gene encoding glucose-6-phosphate isomerase: MTTPVDATTTEAWEDLRTLKDALVPDLRAWFTADPSRAEKFTFDLADLHIDLSKNLIDTDVVQALLRLADQVELPARREAMFSGERINVTEDRSVLHTALRLPADAELVVDGRNVVTDVHEVLDKMFAFADRVRSGEWKGVSGKRIETVVNIGIGGSDLGPVMVYEALLPYKQQGLTCRFISNIDPADCAETLADLDPSTTLFIVASKTFTTLETLTNARMARDWLLRALAADGEIADTDEARRGAIAKHFVAVSTALDKVAEFGIDPVNAFGFWNWVGGRYSVDSAVGLSVAIAIGPDGFRDFLGGFHAVDEHFRTTPAERNVPLLMGLLNVWYVNFFDAHSHAVLPYAQYLHRFPAYLQQLTMESNGKSVRADGTPVTSQTGEIFWGEPGTNGQHAFYQLIHQGTRLIPADFIAVANPAHPVKDGETDVHGLFLANFFAQTAALAFGKTADEVRAEGTPEAIVPARVFKGNRPTTSIMAAELTPSVVGQLIALYEHITFVQGIVWGIDSFDQWGVELGKKLALEIAPAVFGDAEALSRQDPSTRSLVSWYLETRA; the protein is encoded by the coding sequence ATGACTACTCCGGTTGACGCCACCACCACCGAGGCGTGGGAAGACCTGCGCACGCTGAAGGACGCCCTCGTCCCCGACCTGCGCGCATGGTTCACCGCCGACCCGTCCCGGGCCGAGAAGTTCACCTTCGACCTTGCCGACCTGCACATCGATCTCTCGAAGAACCTCATCGACACAGATGTCGTCCAGGCGCTCCTGCGCCTCGCCGATCAGGTCGAGCTCCCCGCCCGACGTGAGGCAATGTTCAGCGGCGAGCGCATCAACGTCACCGAGGACCGCTCGGTGCTGCACACCGCGCTGCGGCTGCCCGCCGACGCTGAGCTCGTCGTCGACGGCCGAAACGTCGTCACCGACGTCCACGAGGTGCTCGACAAGATGTTCGCCTTCGCGGACAGGGTCCGCTCCGGCGAGTGGAAGGGCGTCTCGGGCAAGCGCATCGAGACCGTCGTCAACATCGGCATCGGCGGCTCCGACCTCGGCCCCGTGATGGTCTACGAGGCGCTGCTCCCGTACAAGCAGCAGGGACTGACCTGCCGCTTCATCTCCAACATCGACCCCGCCGACTGCGCCGAGACCCTCGCGGACCTCGACCCCAGCACCACGCTGTTCATCGTCGCGTCCAAGACCTTCACCACGCTCGAGACGCTGACCAACGCCCGGATGGCCCGCGACTGGCTACTGCGCGCACTCGCCGCCGACGGCGAGATCGCAGACACCGACGAGGCCCGCCGCGGCGCGATCGCCAAGCACTTCGTCGCCGTCTCCACAGCCCTGGACAAGGTCGCCGAGTTCGGCATCGACCCCGTCAACGCGTTCGGCTTCTGGAACTGGGTCGGCGGCCGCTACTCCGTCGACTCCGCCGTCGGCCTGTCCGTGGCCATCGCGATCGGCCCGGACGGCTTCCGCGACTTCCTCGGCGGCTTCCACGCCGTCGACGAGCATTTCCGGACCACGCCCGCCGAGCGCAACGTTCCGCTGCTGATGGGTCTGCTGAACGTCTGGTACGTCAACTTCTTCGACGCGCACAGCCACGCGGTGCTGCCCTACGCCCAGTACCTGCACCGCTTCCCGGCCTACCTGCAGCAGCTGACCATGGAGTCCAACGGCAAGTCCGTGCGCGCCGACGGTACGCCCGTCACGAGCCAGACCGGCGAGATCTTCTGGGGCGAGCCCGGCACCAACGGCCAGCACGCGTTCTACCAGCTGATCCACCAGGGCACGCGCCTCATCCCGGCCGACTTCATCGCCGTCGCGAACCCCGCGCACCCGGTCAAGGACGGGGAAACCGACGTGCACGGCCTGTTCCTGGCGAACTTCTTCGCGCAGACAGCCGCGCTGGCGTTCGGCAAGACGGCCGACGAGGTCCGTGCCGAGGGCACGCCCGAGGCGATCGTCCCCGCGCGTGTTTTCAAGGGCAACCGCCCCACCACGTCGATCATGGCCGCCGAACTGACCCCGTCGGTCGTCGGGCAGCTGATCGCGCTGTACGAGCACATCACGTTCGTGCAGGGCATCGTGTGGGGCATCGACTCCTTCGACCAGTGGGGCGTCGAGCTGGGCAAGAAGCTCGCGCTCGAGATCGCCCCTGCC